A region from the Bacteroidota bacterium genome encodes:
- the dxs gene encoding 1-deoxy-D-xylulose-5-phosphate synthase, translating to MSELPLNLLDRITYPSDLRKLKEEELEEVSRELRQFIIDEVSTNPGHLGASLGVVELTVALHYVFNTPYDEIVWDVGHQAYGHKILTGRKDIFNTNRKLDGISGFPRRSESEYDAFGVGHSSTSISSALGLAIASKLKGETRRQVIAVIGDGSMTGGLAFEGLNNAGIQNTNLLVILNDNQMAIDPNVGALKEYLLDITTSPTYNRIRNEIWNLLGRLNHLGPTTRVLAQKLENGVKAMLLKQSNLFEALNFRYFGPVDGHDVVYLTHVLRDLKNISGPKLLHVVTVKGKGFKQAELHQTEWHAPGKFDKETGEIFHVHFDKPHPLRYQDVFGETIVELAEKNEKIVGVTPAMANGCSLNIMMTKMPDRTFDVGIAEQHAVTFSAGMAAQGLVPFCNIYSSFMQRAYDQVIHDVALQKLNVVFCLDRAGIVGDDGPTHQGAFDMAYMRCIPNMVVSAPMNEVELRNLMYTAQLENQGPFVIRYPRGYGVETNWKQPFQELTIGKGQIIREGKDIAIVSIGHAGNFVVEACKMLEEEGISAAHYDMRFLKPIDEKLLHEIFANFKRIITVEDGTIVGGLGSAILEFMNNNRYH from the coding sequence ATGAGTGAATTACCTTTAAATTTATTAGATCGGATAACTTATCCCTCAGATCTTCGCAAACTCAAAGAAGAGGAACTGGAAGAGGTGAGCCGGGAGTTGCGTCAGTTTATTATTGATGAAGTAAGCACCAATCCGGGTCATTTGGGGGCAAGTTTGGGGGTGGTGGAACTAACTGTTGCTCTGCATTATGTGTTTAATACACCCTATGATGAAATTGTGTGGGATGTGGGTCATCAGGCTTATGGGCATAAGATTCTTACAGGTAGGAAAGATATTTTCAATACCAACCGTAAGCTGGATGGAATCAGTGGTTTTCCAAGGCGAAGCGAAAGCGAATACGATGCTTTTGGGGTAGGACATTCTTCAACTTCCATTTCCTCTGCCCTGGGATTGGCAATTGCTTCCAAGCTGAAAGGGGAAACCAGGCGCCAGGTTATTGCAGTAATTGGCGATGGTTCCATGACAGGAGGTTTGGCATTTGAAGGGTTGAATAATGCCGGGATTCAGAATACAAACCTGCTGGTTATCCTGAATGACAACCAGATGGCTATTGATCCCAATGTTGGCGCACTGAAGGAATATTTACTGGATATTACCACTTCTCCTACTTATAACCGTATTCGTAATGAGATTTGGAACCTTTTGGGGCGTTTGAACCATTTGGGGCCGACCACCCGAGTTCTGGCCCAGAAGCTGGAGAATGGCGTCAAAGCCATGCTTCTGAAACAGAGCAACCTTTTTGAAGCCCTTAACTTCAGGTATTTCGGCCCTGTTGATGGCCACGATGTGGTTTACCTTACTCATGTCCTGCGGGATTTGAAAAATATTTCCGGTCCTAAACTTCTGCATGTGGTCACCGTGAAGGGTAAAGGCTTCAAACAGGCTGAACTTCATCAGACGGAATGGCATGCCCCCGGGAAATTCGACAAGGAAACCGGTGAAATTTTTCATGTGCATTTCGACAAACCCCATCCCCTCAGATATCAGGATGTTTTCGGAGAGACGATAGTTGAACTGGCCGAAAAGAATGAAAAGATAGTGGGCGTTACACCGGCCATGGCTAATGGTTGTTCGCTGAATATTATGATGACCAAAATGCCTGATCGCACCTTTGATGTGGGAATTGCCGAACAACATGCGGTTACTTTTTCGGCCGGAATGGCTGCCCAGGGATTGGTCCCTTTTTGTAACATCTATTCATCCTTTATGCAAAGGGCTTATGATCAGGTGATTCATGATGTCGCCCTTCAAAAGCTGAATGTGGTTTTTTGCCTGGACAGGGCCGGTATAGTGGGGGATGACGGGCCTACCCATCAGGGTGCATTTGACATGGCTTACATGCGTTGTATTCCCAATATGGTTGTTTCTGCCCCGATGAATGAGGTGGAATTGCGCAACCTAATGTATACCGCCCAGCTTGAAAATCAGGGTCCTTTTGTGATCCGCTATCCTCGCGGATATGGAGTTGAAACAAACTGGAAACAACCTTTTCAGGAATTGACTATTGGCAAAGGGCAGATTATCAGGGAAGGGAAAGATATTGCTATTGTTTCGATCGGACATGCCGGGAATTTTGTCGTTGAAGCTTGTAAAATGCTTGAAGAGGAAGGAATTTCTGCAGCCCATTATGATATGCGTTTTCTTAAACCGATTGACGAGAAATTATTGCACGAAATATTTGCCAATTTCAAACGGATAATCACCGTTGAGGATGGGACAATTGTAGGCGGTCTGGGCTCAGCAATACTTGAGTTTATGAATAATAACCGGTATCAT